In Xanthomonas campestris pv. phormiicola, the DNA window GGCAGACTGGTGCCGAGCACCTGTCCGTCGACAAGAATGCGTCCCTCGCTGGGGCGCAGCAGGCCGCTGAGCAGCAGCAGCAGGGTCGATTTTCCACTGCCGTTGCCGCCGGTGACGAACACCGTTTCGCCTCGCCGCAGCGTCAGGTCCACCGGGCCGAACTGAAAGTGATCGCCATTGTCGCCGGCATAGCGATAGACCACCTGTTCCAGGCACAGCGTGGTCCACGTCGGCGCCACGCCGGGCGGTGCGGCTGCGGCCGCGGCGCCCGGCGGCGCGGATGGCGCATCGTCGAGTCCTACTTCACGCAGGTGGCGCACGCTCGCCGATGCGCTGCTGACCTGGGCGCCGAGATCGAACAGCGCATTGAGCGGGCCGCTGATGAACAGTCCGGTGATGACGAACTGCAGAATCGTGGCCGAGGGCAGTTCGAACAGGTAGCGCCCGGCCAGGATCGCAGCCAGTACCCAGCCATAGCCGATCAGTTCGGCGCAGGCATCGCTGATGCCCCAATGCATGCTGGTGTCGAACTGGGTGCGGCGCGCGCGCTCGATCGCTGGCCGCAACTGCGCCTGGGCGAAGTGTCCGGCCCGCGCTGGCGACAGGGTCAGTTCCTTCTTGCCCTCCACCAGCGTACGCAGCAGTGCGTTGAGTGTTTCTTCCGCCCTGCGCATGCGGTCGTAGGCCGGACCGGTGAAGCGCCGGGTGACGTAGAACAGCGCGCCCGACAGGGCGATGAAAGGCACGACCACGGCGAACAACGGCAGCGACACCCAGGCCAGGTACGATAGCCCCCCCAACGACAGCAGGCTGTTGGTCAACAGCACCGGTCCCATCTGTATCATCTGCGCCAGGCGTCCGACATCGCCGATCAGCGCGCCGAACACGGCATGCTTACGGTGCATCAACCGTTCCAGCGGCAGCTCGAGAAAGCGCGCCGACAATTCTGCCCGCAGGTCCGCCATCAGCCCGCTGCCGACGCGCGCCGCCAGGCGTGCCGACAGCAGGCGCACGAGAAGCGCGGCCACCAGCAGCAAGGCGCCGCGCAACAGCGCAGCGCGCACATCGGCCTGCAGCGCGTTGGTCGCCGTTGCGTTGAGATAGTCCAGCAGCAGCATCGAGGTGCCTGCACTAGCCGCCGACAGCAGCGACATGCCGGCCAACATACGGGCGTGCCGCCGCAGATAGCGCTGGATCAGCATGGCATCGCTGCCTCTACCGTGGCGGAGGCTGCTCGGTCGGCGAGCGCGCGGCAGCTCGCCGCCGGCGTTGCCACGCTCATCGACCGCACCAGCGCGGCGTGCGCTTTTCCACGAACGCCAGCGGTCCTTCGCGGCTATCCTGGCTGTGCCGCCGTCGTTCCTCCCAGGGATAACGGGTGGCGAAGGCATCGGCCAACGGCAAGCATGCCGACATGGCCGCCGCCTGCTTGATCGCACGCAGCGACAACGGCGCGCACGCGAGCAGGTCGGACAGCCAGCGGGCCACGCATGTATCCAGCTGCGCGGCTGGTACCACTTCGTTGACCAGGCCCAGGGTCAGCGCTCGCGCCGCGCCGATGCGCCGGCCGCTCAGCAGATAGCCCATGGCAGTGCGGTACGGCAATTGGCGGGTCAGGCGGAATACGCCGCCGGCACCGGGTATCAGGCCCAGCCGCGCCTCGGGTAGTGCGAACTCGGCGGTGTCGGAGGCGACGATGATGTCGCAGGCCAAAGCCAGTTCGAACCCGCCGCCCAACGCCAGACCGTTGACCCTGGCGATCACCGGCTTGCATAGCTCGAAGCGCTCTGTCAGGCGCGGCCATCCCGCCGCACCCTGGCTGCCGAACGACGACGACGGCGCGCCGTCGGCAAGCCGCGCGGCCAGCTCCTTCAGGTCCTGACCGACCGAGAATGCGCGCTCGCCGCTGCCGCTGAGCACGGCGACCCACAGCGTGTCGTCGCTCTCGAAGCTGTCCCATGCCTCGGCAAGCGCGGCATGGCTGGCGAGATCGAGCGCGTTGAGCGCCGCCGGGCGGTTCAAGGTGATGCGGGCGACATGGCCGTCGCGTTCGAACAGCACCGGCATGTCGTTCATCCGAGCACCCGCGGGTCGCACAGGAAGCGGCGCAGGCGTCCGACCCCGTCGTCGATCTGCGCATCGGTGAGATAGCTGCAGGACAGGCGCAAGCTGTGCCTGCCGCCGCCATCCAGGTAGAACATGCGCATCGGTGTCCACAGCACGCCGTAGTCGCGGGCGGACAGCTCCAGCAACGCCGCATCCACCGGTACGCCGAGTTGCATGCAGACGAAAAAGCCGCCCTTGGGCCGGTTCCAGCGCAAGCCCGGATGCGCGGCGGCCAGATCGCCGAGTTCGCGCTGTAGCGCAGCCAGCAGGCAGGCGAGCTTGCCCTGGTAGAAAGCCCTGCGGCCCGCGCCCAGCGCAGCGAGCGAACCGCCACTGCCCAACAGCATGCCGGCGGCGATCGCCTGGCAGACCGGCGAGGTATTCACCGTCACCATGCTCTTCAGCGCGGCCAGGGCATCGGCCAGCACCCGCGGCGGCCGATCGGCCACGCGCTGATCGGCGATCACGAAGCCCACGCGTATTCCTGGCAAGGCGATCTTGGCGAAGGTGCCCAGATGGATCACTCTGCCCGTGCGATCCATCGCCTTCAGCGACGGCACGCCATGCTCGTGCGGGACGGTGAACCCATAGGTGCTGTCCTCCAGCAGCCAGAAATCGTGCGCGTTGGCCGCATCGAGCAAGGCCTGGCGTTGACCGCGATCGAGCAGACTGCCGGAGGGATTGGAGATATCCGGAGCCACGTACAGGGCACGCACGCGGCGTCCCTGCGCGCGCAGCTCGACGCAGGCGCGCTGCAATCGATCCAGATCGACGCGGCCATCGCTCTCGTCGATGCCAAGCAGTGCGATGTCTAGCGCACGTGCCGCGCCCAGCGCGCCGACGAAGCACGGCTGCACCACCGCCAAAACGTCGCCAGGCGCGGCGAACAGCGCCCGCAGCACCAGAAACATCGCCTCCTGGAAGCCTACTGTGACCACGATGCTCGACGGCGCGATGTCCAGGTCCTGATCCTGGCGCAGCGCCTGCGCCAGCAGCGTATTGATGATGCCGCGGCTGGAGCCGTACTGGAACAGGCGGCGCCGCACCTGCGGCTCGCTCAGGCCCTCGGTGCGTACCAGGTACGCGAGGTAGGTCTGCAGGTGTGCGCTCAGGTCCAGCGGTTCCAGCAACGTCGGCGCCGGTGCGCCGGGCGCGAACGAAATGGCGTCCGGATAGCGGTCGATCACCTCGTTGAGGAAATCGATCGCACCCAGCACCGGTTCGCCGAGGCTGGGATGCAATTCGCACGGGTCCAGCATCGCCAGCGCCTGCGGCTGCAGGCCGGCCGACGCGCCACTGGCCTGGACGCTCATGCGGCCCACCGCCGCCGCAGGCGCACAAGCACGTCGTCGGCATAGATGCGGCTGGACTGCACCAGGACGAATTCGGTCATGTAACGACGAAAATCCTCCGGCGATTCTTCCGCTATGCACAGCATGCGCCGGTTGGGCGCCACCGCTTCGCTGCGCATCTGGTCTACCGCCCGGGCGATCGCCGCATCCATGCCGTCGGCGTCGACGACTTCGTCGGCCAGGCCGGCGGCATCGGGCTCCTCGGCGTGGATGACGCGTCCACGCAGGATCATGTCGCGGCTGACTCGATGGCCGACACGCGCACCCAGGCGCAGATTGGCCGACCCCGGGACGATGCCCTCTTTGGCGGCAGGCAGCACGAAATAGGCCTGGCGCTCGGCCACCACATGGTCGAACACCAGCAGCAACTGCAGGCCGCCACCAATGGCGAAGGCGTCCACCGCAGCGACCCAGGGTTTCTCGATGCCGTGCTCGCGCACATCGGCGCCCGGCCAGCACAGACCGCGTCGGATCTTGTTGAGATAGGTAAACTCGCGACGCAGCAAGAAGTCCACGAAGGAAATCTTTCCCTGGTGCAGATGCTGCAGGTTGATGCCCGAACAGAACACCCGCCGGCCGCGGTATTTGGGATGCTGCATCGGGCCGCCACGCACCACGCCGACCATGACCTGCTCGTCGAGCAAGGCCAGATCGACGGCCACTTCCATCGCCTCGACCAAGGCGTTGTCCTCGGCGTTGAGGCCGGTCTGGTTGGTGACCGTCAACCAGGCGGCGCCATCGCGCCGCTGCACATGGATCGGCCCGATCTGCAGCTGCGCTTCGCGGCGGAAGTGCGGCAGCAGCTCGAGCGCGCGCGCGGTCGGCCGCAGCTGACTCTCGATGAGATGGCGGCCGCACTCGGGTTGACGCAGCAGACCCCACAGGACGATGCCCTGTTCGATCTCCCAGCCATCCTTTTCCGACTGGATACAGGCGCTTTCGCGCGCCCATTGCGCCTGGCTCGGCAACAAGCCCGGCACGAGACTGGCGGCGGCGTGCAAGACCTCGTCCAGGCGCAGCGCCAAGGTCTGGTCGTGGGTCAGCGTCGCATACAGCCAGTCGCCATGACGCCGCATGAAATCCATGCGCACGGCCCGGCAGCGCGCATGCACCGCGGCGGCGTGCTGGGCCTGCGTCTGGTCGCGCCGCGCGCGTGGCGGCAAGGCGGCGAGCGCATGCTCGGCCCAGGTCGCCAATGCCTGCAGTTGCGCCAGGTCGTCCGCCAGCGGCTTCATGCCGAAATCATCTGCGCCGGAACATCGTGCCCGCACTCGGCAGACGCATGCTGCAAGGCGCGCGTCTGGCGGCGGCGCAGTTCCACGTCGCAGGCGGCCAGATGCTGGCCCACGGCCTGTTCGTAGGAATGGGCGGTGCCTTCGAGCAGCAACAGCCGCCGACTTGGCAGCACCTGCACGTCGACCCCGGCCAGCGTCGCCAGCCATGCGGCGATTGCGCCCTGGCCATCGTCGCTGACCTGGTCGACCACACCCAACTGCGCCATGCGAGTGCAGCACAGTTGCGTTTCGAACAGGAACACCGCGCGCGCCGCGCCAACACCCAGGCGGGTGCTCATGCGCCGCATCGCCATGCTCGGCCATGCGGTTTCGCCGCTGTGCACGCAGATGCTGGCCGTGGGCGCGGCGATGCGCTGGTCCACCGCCAGCAGCAGGTCCAGCATGCCGGCCGAGCAGGCGTTCTCGATCCAGGCCAGCGACAGACCCTCCAGGCGTTCGAAGCGGCGCATCGCCTTTTCCCAGCGGCCCACCAGGTCCAGGCTCACCGCTCCAGGCCAGGGCGCCGTCGCAGGCAGCTTGGCCGTCCCACGCAGGTGCAGGATCAGGATCGCCGGAGTCGCGGCGTCTTCGACCTCATCG includes these proteins:
- a CDS encoding cyclic peptide export ABC transporter, with the protein product MLIQRYLRRHARMLAGMSLLSAASAGTSMLLLDYLNATATNALQADVRAALLRGALLLVAALLVRLLSARLAARVGSGLMADLRAELSARFLELPLERLMHRKHAVFGALIGDVGRLAQMIQMGPVLLTNSLLSLGGLSYLAWVSLPLFAVVVPFIALSGALFYVTRRFTGPAYDRMRRAEETLNALLRTLVEGKKELTLSPARAGHFAQAQLRPAIERARRTQFDTSMHWGISDACAELIGYGWVLAAILAGRYLFELPSATILQFVITGLFISGPLNALFDLGAQVSSASASVRHLREVGLDDAPSAPPGAAAAAAPPGVAPTWTTLCLEQVVYRYAGDNGDHFQFGPVDLTLRRGETVFVTGGNGSGKSTLLLLLSGLLRPSEGRILVDGQVLGTSLPLASYRAMFSAVFFDFMLFEHVIGADAAQADPAQVHAWLERVDLAAKVGFDQTEGVFASVDLSQGQRKRLALVQACLDDRQILIFDELTADQDQAFRERFYTALLPELRARGKTLVLVTHDQGYRHLADRVLTLDYGHLVEPEPTHKAQCHIDMRGQSREELQASGMLPGT
- a CDS encoding enoyl-CoA hydratase-related protein — translated: MNDMPVLFERDGHVARITLNRPAALNALDLASHAALAEAWDSFESDDTLWVAVLSGSGERAFSVGQDLKELAARLADGAPSSSFGSQGAAGWPRLTERFELCKPVIARVNGLALGGGFELALACDIIVASDTAEFALPEARLGLIPGAGGVFRLTRQLPYRTAMGYLLSGRRIGAARALTLGLVNEVVPAAQLDTCVARWLSDLLACAPLSLRAIKQAAAMSACLPLADAFATRYPWEERRRHSQDSREGPLAFVEKRTPRWCGR
- a CDS encoding PLP-dependent aminotransferase family protein: MSVQASGASAGLQPQALAMLDPCELHPSLGEPVLGAIDFLNEVIDRYPDAISFAPGAPAPTLLEPLDLSAHLQTYLAYLVRTEGLSEPQVRRRLFQYGSSRGIINTLLAQALRQDQDLDIAPSSIVVTVGFQEAMFLVLRALFAAPGDVLAVVQPCFVGALGAARALDIALLGIDESDGRVDLDRLQRACVELRAQGRRVRALYVAPDISNPSGSLLDRGQRQALLDAANAHDFWLLEDSTYGFTVPHEHGVPSLKAMDRTGRVIHLGTFAKIALPGIRVGFVIADQRVADRPPRVLADALAALKSMVTVNTSPVCQAIAAGMLLGSGGSLAALGAGRRAFYQGKLACLLAALQRELGDLAAAHPGLRWNRPKGGFFVCMQLGVPVDAALLELSARDYGVLWTPMRMFYLDGGGRHSLRLSCSYLTDAQIDDGVGRLRRFLCDPRVLG
- a CDS encoding enoyl-CoA hydratase/isomerase family protein, whose product is MALRLDEVLHAAASLVPGLLPSQAQWARESACIQSEKDGWEIEQGIVLWGLLRQPECGRHLIESQLRPTARALELLPHFRREAQLQIGPIHVQRRDGAAWLTVTNQTGLNAEDNALVEAMEVAVDLALLDEQVMVGVVRGGPMQHPKYRGRRVFCSGINLQHLHQGKISFVDFLLRREFTYLNKIRRGLCWPGADVREHGIEKPWVAAVDAFAIGGGLQLLLVFDHVVAERQAYFVLPAAKEGIVPGSANLRLGARVGHRVSRDMILRGRVIHAEEPDAAGLADEVVDADGMDAAIARAVDQMRSEAVAPNRRMLCIAEESPEDFRRYMTEFVLVQSSRIYADDVLVRLRRRWAA
- a CDS encoding enoyl-CoA hydratase, whose product is MSAPSSPPLHLVHLEIDASSALNDEQIQRLTGACDEVEDAATPAILILHLRGTAKLPATAPWPGAVSLDLVGRWEKAMRRFERLEGLSLAWIENACSAGMLDLLLAVDQRIAAPTASICVHSGETAWPSMAMRRMSTRLGVGAARAVFLFETQLCCTRMAQLGVVDQVSDDGQGAIAAWLATLAGVDVQVLPSRRLLLLEGTAHSYEQAVGQHLAACDVELRRRQTRALQHASAECGHDVPAQMISA